Genomic segment of Mytilus edulis chromosome 12, xbMytEdul2.2, whole genome shotgun sequence:
ATGTTTAACAATGATGTAATGCGTGACTAACGTACAACATCTACCTATACCTTTTTTtgagttaaattaaaaaaaagaaagtaacaTTTTATTGCAATAACGATTACATAGGACTAGCTGTCAGAGACTGTGAGTACTTTCAGATACTAGTATGTACGtaatgcattttttgtttcatgtggtgatgtataagtaccataccacgtccactctgtgttttgttACTTGCTTGACTTGCGTTCTGCCCATTTCAACTGATTAATATAGTTTGTTCATAGGTTGTACTGTCACACCACTATCCCAGGGTAGTGAGAGGGTTGGGCGCTCGTTataatgtttaaccccgccctattatgtatgtgcctgtccgaagtgaGAAGCCttgaattcagtggttgtcgtttgttgctatatatcatatttgtttaaaatatgtaattttgaGGTCTTGTATCAATGACGGTATGATTACAATATGGGTTTTACTCGTTGTTGAATCCGTGCTAATTTATGTGTCtctttttggtttcttgtggagagttgtcttattgacttTATAGTATatcttcctatttttttttatagtatacgttcattttaaaatttgtaacttATGTAATAAGACCAATGTAAATGTTTCAGCATCAAACCATGTCGAATTGTTGGTACATGATTATGTTTGCCCTCTCCGTATACCATGTATCGAACGCAGGAAGTAGTAAGTAtcattttatatatgtaaacctCAGATCTGTGTAAggcctcaaatctgtgtccgtTTCTCAAATATATGCCTCATCGTGACGTCAATCGATTATCTATATCCATCGCAAATATGTGTCCATTAAAAAGATAAAGTCTTAAATCTGCATTTTATTatgtttgaaatctttttttcaaGTTTGTGTCGCAATGCGCAAATTTATGCCCGTCTAATAAGTTCGGAATAATTGTTCGTTGTCCAAACATTTCCTATGATTGTTATTTAAGTCTTGAGATTTCCTTTATATACATTTAGATCATTGATCATAAGAGTAAAGCGACAAAAACTTTTTACCATTCTGTCAGAAAACGGCACTTTCCATTCCTCAACAAATTTTGTTTACTCCCAAATTTTGAAGTTCTTTTGTGGCCTTCCCAATCAGTACAATGTAAGTCATATCCGTCAAAAACGTTTTTGGAATTGGATcctttcaaatacatttttttgcgCTTATTAGATATAATGTATCCTTCATTTGGAATAGTGTCCTACTCCGCCATCATTCCTTTTATGTAGTGACGTCATATACTTAATAACGTTTTGTTATGTTTCACGTCGatgaaaggacatagatttgagacaAATTTGGTCGTAGATTTCAGTAAATGAAGAGTATATATGTGAGACAAtacaggacatagatttgagcaaataaaggacatagatttgggAAAGGACATACATTTGAGGCCGGACTTAGATTTGAGGCTTACATATACAACTGGCTTAATTGTAAATTAGGGTCACAATACATCACAATAACCACTATATTATTGTAAGTCTATTGTTATACGACATAAATCTTATAAAACGTAATTATGAAGTTCGGGTCAATGTAAACTAAGTTGGTGTAATTTTCAATCAATGAATACATGCATATAATCTTTTGTCATAGCAAATACAAAGTAATTTATATACAAAGATTTGAAACCAAGTTTGATCCATCattttaaacattataaaatgcctgtaccaagtcgtgaatatgacagttgttatccattcgtttgatgtgtttgagcttttgattttgcaatttgctaagggactttctgttttaaatttttccttgaagttcgtttttttttgttattttacgtttATGCGGTCATAGCATTTGCCTCTTAGCGATTATTTCGCGTCACATCATGTCATTTCGTGTTGCACACATTTAAGTTCGAAAGAAAAAAGTCATACGGattagaatagttatcaaaatatttgtatataaataacaatgtatttgctttgaacaaaaatttaaaaagtttttctaGAAACATATTTCATATTGTACTTTTATTAAGGACTCAATCGTCGATGTAAGGTCTCAAATGGAAGATGCGGAAAGAACACAGATTTAACTTGTTCTAACATGTTTGGTCCAGGATGGACAGAGAAAGGCAAATGCTGTGGTAAAAGATCGTGTTGTGTTTGTAAGTATGCATTATAATTGCTATCTTACAGTTGAAATGGTATGATTGAAGAATATCAACTTAACATACTATCtagaatgtgcctgtcccaggtccggagcctgtaattcagtgattttctgtcttttttttttggttttcatcgaatttattttgtatttatccaAGTTGTGAAATTCAAATTATACCTTCGTAAGTTTGATAGAGATTTCCCAatttgctacgtatcaggtacggttggtacgtaacacAACCGTTGGTGCTGTTTTGGAGATATTTTTTAATGCATGAGATTATTGTTTTCATCATGGTAAAATTAAAGAAATCGAATTGCATATCAGCGATAAAAAGCTTAATCTTTTTATATAATTACGATTTCAATACTTCTAGAACACTTTTTTCGTGATTTTAAACGAGAATATTTATTGTGAGCACACAAGAATAAATCAAATAGTCTTTACTGGAACTGAGTTGCCTCAACCTTTAGATTCTAAATATAGATTGGCGTTTCTGTTTGTTTGGCTTTTACTTCGTTTTgtgtatatttagaaaaaaaacttagaATAGAGAATGTTTTCTAATACTTAAATAGAATTTGGAATAATTagaaattatttattaataatatcTACTGGTGTCGTTATAAATTGTATGCGTTTAAATGgcaaaattgttttgaaaattgtattgaCTTTTTTCCTTTAACGCAACACACGTGGTAAAAATACCAATCTATCTTTTTCCTTATATTTTGTCACTGACCTTTTCGGGGCGGATGTaatcattagaaaaaaaaagttgttgatTATATTACTTTAAGAATGAATATGAATTATGATGACACTAACGAAAACCATTTCTTGAGTCGAAATATTTATCATTACAATATGATCGATTTCATCTTTTTCGTTTATcattatattgttatatattgtttttacatCAATATTGGTAATTGTGTGTACATCACGAGCTTGCGAGTAGTATATACAGTAGTTATAATCTACGAGGGATATTGTTAACCAGTATCCATCCATAAATCATTTTATATGTGCAGCAATGCTAGATAGACTTCTTTCATCCCAGCATATTTTTTCACTGATTATGGCAATAATTTGACGCTATTTTTGCACTAATGCAATATGACTCTTTTAACTCTTGGCATTGTTCTACGGGAAATACTATGTTGCGTGTTTTGCACCAGTTACAACTGATTTCTGTACACAACATTATGGATCATTTTCATCGGTTGGTAAATGTTTCTAGGTAATTTGTTCAGGTTTATTTGTTTCATGAATACGATCCTACGAAACATACTTCAACTATAGGCTTTCTTCTTTTTCACGGCTTACTGCGAAAAAGATATATGAACTGTTACTAAAATTTATATAGCAAAGTCATTTAAGAAGGGTTTTTTTAAACTTCTAATCCGAGGATACAGGTAATTTTCCAAACAAGGGATGATGTCATGTTACTACGATATCAGTTATAGCTCTATGCATACTTGCTCAAAGGCAAATTATATCTTTGATATCAGGATATGGAAGTTAAGGGTAACTATAGGCTCTTAATTCTACAATATCTTTCATGACTAAAATctcatttttgtcaatattttttctttttctcttgaATATTTTGCCGCACACTACGAAAGTATAAACACTGTCATGTAATGGCAATAACTTAAGGGTTATAACCATTACTTTCATAAAAGATAATCAAACTTCACAACAAATGGAAGATTTAAACATCCTTGACTGGCTTATCAGCCCTTGTACGGTCGGGCAAATTAACATATAATTGGCtgtacatttattttatcattatgtttttgttattgaGGTCAATTCATTTTgctaaaacaaatttaatgtgttcatgtttttaaaaaacctaccacaaaatacaaaactaaatcattttatattgatataaagttattacgaacaaaatttatataggtttaaaatttgttttgtagTTCACATGTTGTAGCTTCTTTTTGTCTATGGATTtttaaggggacataactcttcACTATACACATTTCGTACAACGGTTACTGGCAACGATTGcttgaaagcataatcgagtgCACACAATATTGTTTATTATGAATACAAGAAGTAACAACATGAAATGACTACCAAATTACAGCTAAAAATTCTCAAACTAGTTCTGTATATGATTCATAAAACATACGTTGATATTAAGTCTATACATCAATTATTCCCAAAAGTTAAATGACATCTCCCAGTTCGTAGTACGGTTGGTACGGTAGCAAATCGTGATACCTCTAATAGTGAAGAGAACATGGAAATAatgtttgtctatttatttgttttaataataattaagATATGACTTTAAGAGATATATTGCAGTTCAATGTGAGGATTTACAGATTGATAACGGGAAAGCCATTATAAATGGTATAGGAGTTGGTTCTACTGCAACTTTGTCCTGCGAAAGTGGGTATCGTCTTCTAGGAAAACCAGTACTTACTTGCTCACAAAACGGATGGAGTGACTATATTCCTATATGCTTTGGTACGGACCCTATATATTCTATATATTGTAGGTGGTATGAAGTTATAAACCTAACTATATTTTAATAACATCTAACTATCTCTGAAAGTACTGAGTTCACAAAAGTAAACTGTCAGTATTATATTTACTAAAATTTGGTATATGCATGTCAATCACGTTCTAAATTGTTGTTATtttccaattgtgaccaatctgaaataatgtatttttcttaaactatgaaataaaacaatttaaaaaaaaatcctccctgttaccaactctgtcttgttactcaagattctttcatgttaccgacaaATCTgactatattttagtatattaCCTAACctttttgtattgcaaatgctaaaataGATAATGGCAATTCAAAAAATAGTGtaggatatactagtaaaccacaaatagtatcttaaacttattccttattcctattagaaaatttctaaaattgattcactttggtaacaggaaagaactggaattgttttgtaccatttttaaatttttcattgtttttatcagatttaacaattgtttgaattaaaGACAACAGTTCCTAAATCTTAAATGTGCGTTCTACGATTTGAGCGATTAAAATACAGAGTCTAAAGacattgtttggttttttttcttgttgccaaaaattaaactttttcagatattgtctcatacaCTAAAACAATGTTGCAGAAAGTTTTGCTTTTAATCTTTTGAGTTTCTTAGAAAACACACACAAACTTAAAGCTTGCTCACATATTGTTTAAACTAGTAAATAAGGACGAATTCAAGTCATTGCCAACACAAAATATTTGATATCTTGATTCTATAGCATGTCCAGAAACTGTTGTTACGTTTGATGGATCAACATACATATTCAGGTGTGGAAAATATAACTGGTATACAGCAGaggtattattatttatttatgttaacaTACCGCAATGGTGATTTAGTATGCTTGTATATTGCTGGATTTTTTGGTGTGCCATCCCTTGAACAAAAAGTATGATTGACTCTCCGGTACAATAtgtatacaaatgtaatattaaGGACAATGATCGCCTTAGATTCAGAATTAAGTTTCCGGGTATGGTTATATGTCATAAATTGTTACCTTGTGAATTAGCACTTTACAACTTCCGGTCTTATTACATCTAGCAAAAAGTACAAaatcaaaaataccgaactcctagaaaaatttaaaacggaagttcataatctaatggcaaaatctaaagctcaaacatatcagaCGAtgaataacagctgtcatatttctGAACTGGTACAGGCGTTTTCCCACTTTTAAAATGGTTCATTATACCTGGTtctatagctagcttaacctctcacctGTATAACAATCGCATAAGAATCTTTTAATTAGTCATTCACCTATAATGATGATCTTCTGTGGTCAATAATCAAGATTACAATGAATGGATGAATGTATGCATGCCTCAGTGCTTTAGATTATTGATCTGTTCAATAATCTTGTTAAGGTCTGCCTcccattttcttttttatcttttactCAACAAAGACACAATGTCTTCAAGTTCTGAAAAATGTAATCCTTGATTTCAAATCTTGCAATTGTAACGTCTCCACTGACCCCTTGGAATGGAGTTGATATATCTCAATTGACATTGCACGCTCGTGTTCACAGTTTACTGACTTATTAAGTAGGGGTGTACCCTTACAGAGTTCTTTAACATAATTAGGAATACAAACGAGTGAAATCGACAGTAAATAACATTCACCGTCATCACGCATGTGTTGATTTTAGAATCATTAGCGTcagcatatttttttgttttactgaTTGTGTCCTTTTTTCCGATTCTAACAATTTTACTGATTGTGTTTTTGGATTGTGGCTGATGTAAGCGTGGTAAAAGGTGCTTAAAACTTATGTTGTatcctttttctttcttttacttAACTTCATGCGATATCGTTAAATTACATTTATCAGCTTGGTGTATCTCTTGTTATTAGATTTAAGAGATTTGAACATTGACAAGTTACTGTTACCTTGATTTATTTCTTGAATAGCAGGTAGACCCAATACAAGGTACAAGTCTTGCATTCAATCGAAAAAGATAAGCGTCTACTGCTTTCATATCTAAATTATCATGCAAATTTTCACCCAGTCAAAttttaagaatttgaaaaaatacGCACAACTAGCAGTTACTCTATTTACTTTAAGGAGCtattaaaccaatagttccaagtggtaaagttgaaatcatccctttgtaaattttacttacgccatcacgagttgattgttACAGAATATACTTTTCTAGAATGACACCTATTGAATTAGATTTATGAACGGGTTTGTACTAATATGAGCAGCATGAAGGGAGCCACATCCGGAGCATGATCAACTaccccttctggagcacctgcgaTAAAAGCCAGTTTTTGGtagagtttgtgttgctcagttattagttttctacgttgtgatttgtatacttttgtttgtctgttggtcttttctCGACTTATGGGTGTGAATGtctctcttgtatctttcgcctctctgtTACAGATCAAACGACAATTTCAATACCTAAAATTAAAGACTGTTGAAGCTTTTCTCTCTCTTTCTAGAGTTAAACCACACAGGTACCGTATCAGTCAAGCAGTGTTTGGTAGTGACCGTTAAACATGTTAAGTGTTGATTTCAGGCGTCATGTCTGATAAACATGAATTTGTAAAATAgaccaaaaaaatcaaactttaaacaAGTCAGATGTCAATTTGAAATAGATAAAAGATACATCCCTCTTTGATGGTTTGATTTCGatcaaaattcaaatatttacaacACATATGCATGGGAGGTTTCTTTTTGAAAAGAGGAGATAAACCAACACTgtattaaaatgtaaatgtaagCTATTtccaaaatcattaaaaattatctAACATATTTTTGTTCTCGAGTATTGCATAAACGAATACTACGTTAACGTAGATTATTTATACGAAATTGTGTTAAGAAATGTGTTTACTGAGCTGAATATTGTCTACTGTAGAATTACTGTGAAACTCAAGGAGGAAATCTGACAACGATTGAAACAAGGGAAGAAAACCAATTTCTAAAATATGTTGTTACTTTGATAAAGACGACAGGAGAAGCTTCGCCTAGTAAGGatttatttaacatatttacGAGATCATTCAAAGGTTATGTTTCTATATACGATATAAtcatttttcaaagatttttcaaaatttcaaatacttttgAGGTTGACTTGTATATTGGCGCTATGATTTAATTTAGAATACATAATTTTACGTGCTGTACACAACGACTGTATGCCAatacatacaaataataataataaaaaaaaaaacagcgtgTTTCAATTGGTAAGTTTCTATTATGTATTTAAATGACATAATAAGACTTGAACTCTTATTTTTCGGAATCATTTAAGGAACATGCAATTTTGTTAACCTGGCTGAAATCGATGAAGGATACCAATTGACAAAATACACTCGttaacacacacatacacactaAAATAGTATCATAGTTGAATCAAACTAATGGAATTGTCTTTATATTATGATCATGGAAGTTATATAACTTGGCATCAAAGTACACAATGAAGGTATTCGGAATACATGTATTGCGCTCGTTAAATTCATATCAATTGGCATTACTGAACACAATGAAAGTTATACCTAGTTTTGCGCTCATGAAAATCATTTTGAaaccttttgaaataaaaaaaaaacagagcaAATATTTATCAATTAGTTACGTGATTTTCATGCTTCACAAATACTACATTTTGATATGAATTTTTTATCTTGTAATATTAACAGGATTTAGATAGTATCGGTATATTATGATAAGCTGATGTCCATGTAAATATAATACGTGCATTGTTATATTGCTgtctataataaaataatttttagacTGAGCTGTGCTGAAATCACTACCAATAGTATAATATGTCAGTGTGACATGCTAACGTTCATAATTATAACGAATGTTTGGCAGATTTTAAGACTTAAAACGAATTTGCGATAGTTGGATCAACCACGAATAATCGTTGCTGTGTGCACCTACTTAATCAGTTATCTTGTCCATAGAAATACATGTAGATACGCTGTATCAATTTACGAATGACTTTCATACTTTAtaaattctcttttttttcatacaaataaTCTTGTCTATTCACATGTTTACTTACGGTATGTTCTGTGTGGTGTTGATATTCTTTCGATTTTTAACTCAGGAAGTAAATCAATGTCAACTTATGGTTAATGTAATTTTAGATCACTGGTGGATAGGTCTAACAGACATAAAGACCGAAAACTCATTTGAGTGGATTTCGGGTCATCCTCTGTCACACACTGACTGGTATCAAGGTCAACCAGATAATAAAGATAGAATAAGATTAACAACTAATGTGGACTGTGTTTCCTTAAATCCTAGAACATCATTCCAATGGTTTGATTCAAATTGCGTGACTGCTGCCGTTTGCCAAGCATTGTGTGAAATTTGGTCAGTATTTACATATATTCCAAAAAAAGATATAACTTATACATTTTTGACATCCTTGCATTCTTTTTTCATTTcacttttatcaaaataattgttttttcattattttcaaatgaCATGATAAAATGGAAAGTATTCACACACATTCTTAAATATGATATCACTATTTCATTCTTGTCAACATTTTCAATTCCGTTAATTGGTGCGAAAATATCTGatacaaattatttatattataatgtttGTGGAACGGGTTAAGCATTTAAAAGCAATTGTCTGTTGTGGAATTTCGACTTCTATCCTTCTCTCAAATCAGGTTACTTTGATAAACGTGTCTGTGAAATCTTATCTTGGAAATAACAGACACCGAATGTAAATTTAGAGAATTAGTTGACAACGACCATGATTATTCAAACACATGTGTGATAGAATGTCTACATGTGTTGGCTTGTCAACACCTTAGATTGAAGACACATCCTAAACTTACAATTGTCAGACAACAAACTTTTgagtattgatttttttaacccGTTTTTATTGTTTTCCCAATGCTCAAAATGGCCGGTATCTTTTTTGAGCTTTCTGTTTTACTATTACTCAAATAAGTGAAAACATAGTTGTATGTCACTCAATAATATATTTATGAGATATTTAGGTATTCACTCATTAACATGACTAAGTGATTTAAGTAAATTTGAATTATTAGATATAATTATTCACATATACATATAATCGTATGTTTCATCTTTTGCAGATGACAGTAGCAGTCATCAATTTCAGAACAAATCAGCATAATGTGACATTCTGATcagttttaataaaacaatttgaaaagtcAATGTCGTATATCTGTTTGTCTACTGCCTACCAATATATTTTAGGGTCTTACATCTTTAAATACCAAATCAATTCAACAAATACTAACTGAATAGTGTCCTATGCCCAATTGAGTGTCGATTTTAACGTCTGTGATATTTGCATTATCGGAGATTTAATTCCTATCAACCCACTATACCTTGTTCTATCTGAAGTTATACGGTttcctggttttttttattgctgcTAAATCATTTGTCTTCCGAATCGGTTTATGCCATTTAATTAAAGGTAAAGGTCTACTGATGCCCTTTTTTtcatctaaaaaccgatataaaTGTGACCAGTAAGATATGATTGATAAATATAGAGAAAGAAAAACACAGCTAAAATATTAAACTTGATACTCTGCTGCCATCAAACAATGCCTTTTAAAATCTCAACTGTCTACAAATTGTGGTCCGATCTTACTGGTTCGTTCGTTAActtattgaaaaaatatcagataCTATGAAAGGTTTGTTAAAACCAAAGTCTCAAAACTTTTTAACAGTGCAACTAGAAAAATAAATTCTGACGAATTAGCAGGGCTGGCAATTAAGTGTTCACTCTTTGCGATGCAACATACTAGGATGAAGAAAAAATAACGATGCGTTTCAGATTTGTGCGTATATTATACTCCTCAAATATGCAAACACAGGTAAACAAACTACTACGCTTCAAATTTAGCACGAACATCTTGCTTTAAGAAAACAAGCTCATCCTTTGAACACCATATCTTCGTCTTTTTCAATCCCCTTGATTCATTACATTTAGGAGCGTATGATAATCGATGGCGAATGTTCATTTCGTCGTAAGGCATAAAGTCGTGAAGAGAAAAATCGtaaaacatctcctttttatAACTGTTCTACATTTTGTTTAGACTTTAGACGATGCAAACACACAAGACGTCACAATTGG
This window contains:
- the LOC139498298 gene encoding C-type lectin domain family 18 member B-like, translated to MSNCWYMIMFALSVYHVSNAGSRLNRRCKVSNGRCGKNTDLTCSNMFGPGWTEKGKCCGKRSCCVFQCEDLQIDNGKAIINGIGVGSTATLSCESGYRLLGKPVLTCSQNGWSDYIPICFACPETVVTFDGSTYIFRCGKYNWYTAENYCETQGGNLTTIETREENQFLKYVVTLIKTTGEASPNHWWIGLTDIKTENSFEWISGHPLSHTDWYQGQPDNKDRIRLTTNVDCVSLNPRTSFQWFDSNCVTAAVCQALCEI